From Trichoplusia ni isolate ovarian cell line Hi5 chromosome 8, tn1, whole genome shotgun sequence, one genomic window encodes:
- the LOC113497012 gene encoding ras-related protein Rap-1b, with product MREYKIVVLGSGGVGKSALTVQFVQGIFVEKYDPTIEDSYRKQVEVDGQQCMLEILDTAGTEQFTAMRDLYMKNGQGFVLVYSITAQSTFNDLQDLREQILRVKDKDDVPMVLVGNKTDLEAERVVGKEQGSNLARHFNCSFMETSAKAKIHVNDVFFDLVRQINRRTPINNETKKHKKCLIL from the coding sequence ATGCGCGAATACAAAATAGTCGTGTTAGGTAGCGGAGGCGTGGGAAAGTCCGCCCTGACAGTACAGTTCGTACAAGGCATCTTTGTCGAGAAATACGACCCCACCATCGAGGATAGTTATCGGAAACAGGTGGAAGTTGACGGACAACAATGCATGCTAGAAATACTAGACACGGCTGGTACGGAGCAATTCACAGCCATGAGAGACTTATACATGAAGAACGGACAAGGTTTCGTCTTAGTGTACTCCATCACCGCACAATCGACATTCAACGACTTGCAAGACCTGCGGGAGCAAATCCTGCGGGTGAAGGACAAGGACGACGTGCCCATGGTGTTGGTGGGCAACAAAACGGATCTGGAAGCGGAACGCGTGGTCGGCAAGGAGCAGGGCAGCAACCTGGCACGCCACTTCAACTGCTCCTTCATGGAGACCTCGGCGAAAGCAAAAATACATGTGAACGATGTGTTCTTTGACCTAGTACGCCAGATCAACAGGAGAACGCCTATTAACAATgagacaaaaaaacacaaaaaatgtttaattctgTAA